From one Nilaparvata lugens isolate BPH chromosome 2, ASM1435652v1, whole genome shotgun sequence genomic stretch:
- the LOC111063039 gene encoding EEF1A lysine methyltransferase 1, with product MMAPSNGEDDQLSGDDEPQLSTETLLALQEFYAEQQEREKRLQNQIEENGSNAANISNFDENWQLSQFWYDEETANTLANEACRAAGSNASIALVSCPTLYSLVKNSKSRNQTTSVSLLEYDRRFAAYGTDYIFYDYQSPLDLPKQLEHQFDVVIADPPFLSEECLQKTAQTVRFLSKDKIVLCTGAIMEELACSLLNLRRCSFTPKHKNNLANEFACFSNYDFDNFVNKNET from the exons ATGATGGCTCCATCAAATGGTGAAGACGATCAACTATCAGGTGACGATGAGCCACAGTTATCGACTGAAACACTTCTTGCGCTGCAAGAATTCTATGCAGAACAACAAGAACGAGAAAAACGCTTACAGAACCAAATCGAAGAAAATGGCTCTAATGCTGCGAATATCTCCAACTTTGATGAGAATTGG CAACTGAGTCAGTTTTGGTACGATGAAGAAACAGCCAATACGCTGGCCAATGAAGCGTGCAGGGCTGCTGGCAGCAATGCATCAATTGCGCTCGTCTCATGTCCCACTTTGTACTCTTTGGTCAAGAACAGCAAAAGTAGAAATCAGACAACTTCAG TCAGCTTACTGGAATACGATCGACGATTTGCTGCTTATGGGACAGATTACATATTCTATGACTACCAGTCTCCATTAGATTTGCCCAAACAATTGGAGCACCAATTTGATGTGGTGATTGCTGATCCTCCCTTCCTATCTGAAGAGTGTCTACAGAAGACGGCTCAAACAGTGCGATTCTTATCAAAGGACAAAATTGTGCTCTGTACAG GAGCTATCATGGAAGAGTTGGCTTGCTCACTACTCAATCTACGCAGATGCTCATTCACACCGAAACACAAAAACAATCTTGCTAATGAATTTGCTTGTTTCTCCAATTATGATTTTgacaattttgtaaataaaaatgaaacataa
- the LOC120349677 gene encoding uncharacterized protein LOC120349677 — protein sequence MLILYALRSFKTSKSPDVFGMSVSMFREVVDAIAVPLSASVNECLRSGNFPDFLKTSRTVPVFKKGDRENLRSCRPISKTPVFGKVIEAAIKPQLEAFFEENGLFSNMQFGFRVPGNQQWVQSTI from the coding sequence ATGCTCATACTCTACGCTCTACGCTCTTTCAAAACCTCAAAAAGTCCAGATGTGTTTGGCATGTCTGTGAGCATGTTTCGAGAGGTTGTTGATGCCATTGCAGTTCCTCTCTCTGCATCTGTCAATGAGTGCTTGAGGTCTGGAAATTTTCCTGATTTCTTGAAAACATCAAGAACTGTCCCAGTCTTCAAGAAGGGTGATCGTGAGAACCTTCGTAGCTGCAGGCCAATCTCCAAAACTCCTGTCTTTGGCAAGGTGATTGAGGCAGCGATAAAGCCTCAGCTGGAGGCTTTTTTCGAGGAGAATGGCCTGTTCTCCAACATGCAGTTTGGTTTCCGAGTTCCGGGAAATCAACAGTGGGTGCAGTCGACCATTTAG